The sequence GTGTTTCTTTGATTATCTCAGCTGCAGTTGGTGAATTTTGTCAAGTTCAATAGTGGTAGATAtttggtttttttggggggataatCTGATCTGGAaactgctactccatagccactcCTCCCAGAATTCCCAGTTTTGATATTTCAAAGTGATATGTTCAGTTTCCAGCACAGGTTCTGCCAGGGTCCACTTGAAggaggtgccagggcttgaagaCAGCCATTTAACATTAAATGGGGGACAACACAGCTAGCAAAAATTCAGAGACATGGTCATGAAGAACAACTGTTTTTCCTGGCAAAGTTGTGCAAGAGACAAGACACAAGTCTCCTTTAGAGAATATTCAATAGTTTCCTCAAGAAAGAAGTAATTAGTTAACATAGATTCAAGATTGCCTTACAAGGCCAACTCCCAAATACCACCATTCCTGGAAATGCAAGGATAGAGTTCTTGACTCAGTATAAATCTTAAATGTTTCTCTCCTTTGTACAGTTTTTCTTGATGCCAATGATGGGCTCACAATCCCCCATGAAGTTTTCAAATCTCCACCCCCCCTATTTATCACTGTGTGCCATTTTCCTTGTTGACATGGTTCTACCTGAACTTCTAGTTTAAACAGTGAATTGTTGAACTCTGTGGTAAAGTGTAGACAGCAATGGAAGTCTGGACAAGACTTTTTTTTGAGGAAAATTGGGGACATAAATGGAAAGCAGCTTGAATTTGGCAAAAGAATGAGGGTGACCAGATTTTTATCTTTCCAATATCCTACCACCTATCTGGACAGGATCCCTCATCATTCAGGTCTTAGCTTCTTCCTTGTAAAGTACAGGCTTTGGGCTATGTGACATTTGGCCCCTGACCCCTTCTTTCCAATGTCCTTACTCTGAGATTGCCTTACAACAAGATAAGTCAAGGATCCTGTTATTtcaggagggaaagggaaaagccATGGTTAAAGACCTTTATAAATGTTCAAAATCAGTGTAATATGTATTTTACTATTGCAATTGAGAAAGCCATAGGAAAACATTCTGGCATTATAGGTAGCTGTTCAAGTAAAAGTAACTTTCTAATAACTGAActaaatgacattaaaatatgaaTAGCTTCAATAtactcatcttctctctctctctttttccccgcACCGTCTTCCCAACTTTAGGCTTATGAACGGCCACAGAAGCACTCAGCTCTCCATTATGACCCAGGCCTTCCACAGGACTTCACCGGTGACACCTTAAAACCAAAGCACCAGCAAAAAAGCAGCAGCCAGAACCACATGGACTGGTCCACCAACTCTGACAGTGGACCTGCCACGCAGAATTGCTTCATCAGTCCAGAGTCTGGCCGAGAAACTGCAATCACCAGCAAGATCCCAGCTCTTGAGCCCGTGGTTTCCTTTGCAAAGGTCCAGGGCAAGAAAGGCAGTGCAGGGAGCACGTGGAGTCAGCTGTCCACCAGTGGCAAAGATCTGCTCCTGGGAGCTGTGATTCCATCCCCAAGCAGCCAcagctccccagccccagccagcAGCTCTGCAGAGTGCAATGGGCTTCAACCTTTGACAGATCAAGATGTTGGGGGGGTGAAAGAACTCCAGGAACCACCCGTTATAAGCACCAAGAAAAAGTCCAGTAAAAAAGACTTGATAAGTCAAAGCATACCCAACCCAGACCTGGATTGGGTCAAGAATGCCCAGAAAGCATTTGAGAAtacagaagggaaaaaggaaggttaTTCTGCAGATAATGCCCAAGAGGCATCACCAGCCAGGCAGAATGTGAGTTCCATTAGTAATCCTGAAAATGACTCTAGTCATGTCCGGATTACCATCCCTATTAAGGCACCATGTCTAGATCCAGTCAACCacaagaggaaaaagagacagtCCATCAAAGCTGTGGTGGAAAAGATCTTGCCAGAAAAAGCCCTGGCTTCTGGAATCCCTATGAGTAGTGCAGTTGTCAGCAGGATACTTTCTAGCTCAGAAGGGAATAAGAAAGATCCCCGGGTCCCTAAATTCAGTAAGATGATAGAGAGTGAGTCTTCTCCAGTGGGTCTGGAGATGGGTGTAAATGCTGAGAAAGTGATCCCAGTAGGTGTGTCCAGGCAGCGGAAGCCATCTTTGGTCATGTCACCTCCAGCGTGCACTGACCACTCCCCATCGAGAAAGCTGCCGGAAATCCAGCACCCGAAATTTGCCGCCAAGCGGAGGTGGACTTGCAGCAAACCCAAGCCCACCAGCATGCTGCGGGAGGCCGTCATGGCTACCTCGGATAAGCTGATGGTGGAGCCGCCATCAGCCTACCCCATCACCCCCTCCAGCCCGCTGTACACCAACACCGACAGCTTGACTGTGATCACCCCAGTGAAAAAGAAGCGAGGACGGCCAAAGAAGCAGCCACTGCTCACGGTTGAGACAATTCATGAGGGGACCTCCACCAGCCCAGTCAGCCCCATCAGCCGGGAGTTTCCCGGCACCAAGAAACGGAAGAGACGACGCAGTTTAGCAAAGCTGGCCCAGCTGGTGCCTGGGGAGGACAAACCCATGAGCGAGATGAAGTTTCACAAAAAAGTTGGGAAGCTTGGAGTGTTGGATAAGAAGACCATCAAGACCATCAACAAGATGAAGACACTCAAGAGGAAAAATATCTTGAACCAGATCCTCTCCTGCTCCAGCAACCCTGCTCTGAAGGCCAAAGCGCCACCGGAGACCAGCCCCGGGGCCTCTGCAATTGAGAGCAAGCTGGGAAAACAGATCAATGTCAGCAAGAGAGGAACCATCTACATTGGCAAAAAGAGGGGCAGGAAGCCAAGGGCAGAGCTGCCGCCCCCATCTGAagaacccaaaacagccatcaAGCACCCAAGGCCTGTCTCTAGCCAGCCAGATGTCCCAGCCGTGCCTTCCAACTTCCAGTCACTCGTGGCGTCTTCACCAGCAGCTATGCACCCACTCACCACCCAGTTGGGTGGGTCAAATGGCAACTTGAGCCCCGCCAGCACCGAAACCAGTTTCTCAGAGCTGAAAACGATGCCAAATCTCCAGCCCATCAGTGCTCTTCCAACCAAAACCCAAAAGGGGATCCATAGTGGAACCTGGAAGCTGTCTCCACCCAGGCTGATGGCCAACTCGCCTTCACACCTGTGCGAGATCGGTTCGCTTAAGGAGATCACACTATCCCCAGTGAGCGAATCCCACAGTGAGGAGACCATCCCCAGTGACAGCGGCATCGGGACAGACAACAACAGCACGTCAGACCAAGCGGAAAAGAGTTCAGAATCCCGGCGGAGATACTCTTTTGATTTCTGCTCCCTGGACAACCCAGAGGCCATTGCGTCTGACACCAGCACAAAGAACCGGCATGGCCACCGGCAGAAGCATCTCATTGTGGATAACTTCCTGGCCCACGAAAGCCTCAAGAAGCCAAAGCACAAGAGGAAACGGAAAAGCCTGCAGAGCCGCGATGATCTCCAGTTTCTAGCTGACCTGGAAGAGCTCATCGGCAAGTTCCAGGTGTTCAGGATTTCCCACCGGAGCTACACGTTCTACCATGAGAATCCCTACCCCAGCATCTTCCGGATTAACTTTGATCACTATTACCCGGTGCCATATATCCAGTATGACCCGTTGCTCTATCTCCGCCGGACTTCAGACTTGAAGTCAAAGAAGAAGCGTGGGAGGCCTGCCAAAACCAATGACACCATGACAAAGGTGCCTTTTTTGCAAGGGTTCAGCTACCCTATTCCCAGTGGAAGTTACTATGCACCCTACGGAATGCCTTACACATCAATGCCTATGATGAACCTCGGTTATTACAGTCAGTACCCGGCTCCGCTGTACCTGTCCCACACACTCGGAGCAGCTTCCCCATTTATGAGGCCAACAGTGCCTCCACCTCAGTTTCACACTAGCTCCCACATGAAGATGTCGGGGAGCACCAAACATAAAGCAAAGCACGGCATACACCTGCCAGGACCCGTGGGCATGGGCCTTGGTGACATGCAGCCGTCCCTGAACCCTCCAAAGGTGGGCAGTGCTGGCCTGTCAAGTGGCCGGCTCCACAAGCGGAAACACAAACACAAGCACAAGCACAAGGAAGATCGACTCCTGGGCACCCACGACAACCTTAGCGGTCTCTTTGCAGGCAAAGCGGCAGGTTTCTCCAGCCACCTGCTGAGTGAGCGGCTGAGTGGTGTGGAAAAGGAGCTCCAGCTGGTGAGCGAGAAGAGCAGGCATAAGGAGAAGCAGAAGCACCAGCATGCTGACGTCAGCCACAAAGCTCCCAAGAGCAGCTTTGAGGTGGACAACCTGTCAACGCTGTCCCTTTCGGATGCTCAGCACTGGACGCAGGCCAAGGACAAAAGTGACTTGAGCAGCGAGCCTGTGGACCCATGCACAAAAAGGTACTCTGCCAGTGGAGGAGACGGTGGCAATGCAAGATCAGAAAGCCTGGATGTGTTCAGTGACATGAACCCTTCGAATGACAAGTGGGACAGTGACCTGAGTGGGATTAAGAGACGGAGCTTTGAAGGCTTTGGGACATACAGGGAAAAGGACATCCAAACCTTCAAGATGAACCGCAAGGAGAGAAGTTCTTTTGATGCCTCCATATCTCCAGGTAAGACCAAGCTTTTCTTTCAGACTTGGGCTGTCCGAGTGCTGGGCTGTCCACCTTGGTAATCCGCCATCTTTGACACAGTACATTTCCTAGTTTGCAAAGAGTTAGGAACCAAATGATTGAAGTTTGCTGcatgttttatatattatgtgTTTGGTACttgctgtcttccctccctctatatatataaaaacagagTTCACTGTATGTTTAGAGAAAAATCAGTGACATGTAGTGATAgatactgaactcaggacctcacacttgctaGCTCTGAGCCACTGCACAAAACTGAGATCTGTGGGCTCAGATGCAACCCGAGCAGCTACCTGGTCTGTGTTTTGGCTTTCTATCAAGAATGCTAGttttcagtctttctcttttcttaatgGTGTGGTTTAATAGTCTTCAGCACTCATTATAAAGACTCACAACCTCCCAAGACTGTCAACTCTTAACAGGAAGGACTAGTTTAGTCTGTCCCATCTTTTGGATTTGGAAGTCACACATACTAGGTGAGGTCTATAACCAGAGCTAGTGGCCAGTGGATCCCGAAAGTGTGCCTGACAAGAGGGTCATAGCCCCATGTCATGCCTTTTTCTCTGCGCATGGGCGTGTAACAAGCTACCCAGGACAGAGCCCCCCAGTGAAGCCCTTACTCATTTCCTTTCGGGAAGAGGAGAGAGCCTGGCTGAAAGGAGTTATGATCCCCCTGTTCTCATGGGGCTATTCTGCTGGGTCATTTGGCATTATCTAGTGCCAGTGGGATTTGCCCACTGAGCTCCACATCAACCTGATGGTTGCCACTAGAAAAGCTTCATTCCTTGTTCTCTGGTAGCATTTCCTGGCAAATCTCCACGCTGAATGTGCATGGCACGGAAGTCTCACACTTTATAGCATGTGTCCCTTTGTCCCTGTCCACGTATTACATAGATGAAAAAGTCCtctagagttttttttaaaaaaactctattttcttaaaaaaaaaaaaaaaagcaatttcacCCTTAGGATTCGCAGAAGCTGAAAGAGTTTCTCTGTCCCTTCTGTCTCCATGGTAAGCAAAACACTCTGGTCAAAGTATTAGTTTTCAAGGACTAATGATTCTTATTTAGGGTTTGAATTTAGTATTTGACCTCTGATCATGTTTGGCCTCTTACTTTAAAGAGAGTTCTCTCATTGCAGTGAGGGTGAGAGCATTCTCTTAGGAGAAATTAGAGACCTATGCTAGAGGTTATGGAGAAACATGGGTATGAGGTAAGAACCATGCAAAGTTAGTCTCAAATTGCTGCTCACTTGTGAGTTGTTACAATGGGAGATGTTGCTGGTTCATGAAGAGTTCACCTAGCAGTCATGTCACCTGCCTTTGCTGGAGATAACAAACAGCACACAGTTCTCCTCTTCCCAAAATGAATCTGCTCCTCCAAATTTCTCCACTTGTCAAAGGTGCTGACCTCTTTCTACAAAGCCCACAATAAGTTCCCCTGCACAGGAGATGTGAAATTGAATGTCTGCATGAGATATACTCTTGTTTTTCCTTTCAGCATGAAATTGACCCGTATGACCAAAACTTAGGGCAGAAGTCgttcttatttttctattttcttggtaTGTTTTAACTAGAAAGTTATGGTAGTATGCTAGTACTcagaactgggggccaggcaatggtgaacCTGGGTAAGAGagcatattacaatgctcaaggaactgggtttaagcccctggtcctcatttgtatggggaaagcttcacaagtgatgaagcagggctgcaggtgtctctgtccttttccctctctatcttctccttcactctcaatttctctctgtctctatctaataataaataaatgaaatgattaCTTCTAAGGACTTACAGGCAAGAATCTTCATGTGTCATGCCTGTGAATCAAGAACTTAGAAGTTCAAACATGTTCTTACTGCTGATGAGATTtcccaggagggagggaggaagggagggagaggaagagagagcaaaggagggagagagagagagactgaggatgCCCACATCCTAAGAGCTGAGGACTAGACCCAACTCTCATGGTCTCTCTTCATGATGATAGGATGGTGCTCTGTTTGGTTCTTGGGGCAGTGTCCACGAATCAGTAGTCTGTGGGGGTGGGTCAGaccttttatgtctttttttctcttttcatcacTGGCACATCAACACAGTGGCTTGACTTTTTCAGTAGAAGGACATAGAAAAGAAGACAGGGTATAATATCCAAGCGCCATCCAATACCGTAACATTTTCCTGTGTAGTCTTGTGGGCTCATACTTGTGTCATATGCATGTCAGGATAGgtgctatttcactagccctgagaaattttattttgttcttataaCCACTTTTCAGTGGCCATGGTGCTGGCTCAActgtagagtgcaggacttacaaGCAAGCAGTCCCGTTTGATCTCCAGTGCTACACTTGCCAGAGAGATGATCTGACTCTTTCACAGAAAAAAAGTCATCCTTATTTCTGTGTTACTTCACATGCATTTTTAAGCATCCTTCCAAACCTTATGAAGAGAGATATTTTCATTCCTAGTTTATAAGTCAGGACTCTGCACTTCAATCAAACGATCTACCCAGGTGACAAAGCTTGTCATGTGTGACTCTAGGATCCTGTCCCACTTCACTGCAGCCCAACTACATGTCACCTAATAGTGAAGGTCAAGCCTAGATCACTGATCCTGAGCTCCACTTCTTCTGTATCCTACAAAATGTCCTCCACCCATGCTCTGATTacatgtctccccccacccccccccaaggtATTTGCACAGTGATTACATGATGATTGTAAAGAGAGACTAATTATGGAAAGAAGACCCCATTATTCAATCCCCAGACAGTGAGGTAGGATTCCTTAGTCTAATGTTTATTTGATACCCCCGGAAACATTTACGGTGGAAGAACTTTGACCTCTAACCTTAAACAATTTTGTGGGTAGAACTTCAACCTCTGTCCTTAATAAAATGTGTTCTTCTGAATTCTTCATTTTTGATTCAGCTTTGTACCTACCTCTGTGTTTGTTACAcaagttcatttttttcctcGGGGAGTCATAGTCCTTGATGCTGTCTATGTGAGTGATTCCTGAGGATCCTGCATATCCCATTAGGCAAAAACAGACCAGATTCCCTTTTACCTCCTTTCTAGCCATGGCCTCCCATTGCCCCTGGTTCAAATGCACCCCTGTTGCTGAACTTCCAAAGtttctggagggaaaaataatgtCTTCAGGAGCACTTGGAATTTAGTGTAGAGTTTGATGAGATTTGTTGAAGAGTATTCCCCTGGCTGTGATATCTTCCAGAGTACAGCAAGGCAGGGGGGGATTTAGGCTGAGGTCTATGGAGAATGGAGCTCCTTCAGAGACTTGACCTGAGTGGAATGGATGGTACTGAGAGCTTCCTCTTTCCCACCTTTTCCATTTCCAGCCCGGATTCATTTTCTCTGTGCCTTGatgtccaatatcacatgaggtaGTCTTTAAAATAGATGCAACCTTTAGATGCATAGATGTCATTCTTGAGCCTACTGAGGAGCCGACTTAAGAACTCAGTGGAGAAAGGACATGAGTGCTCCCTGAGATCAGAGCCGATGAAAGGCATAGTATAAATGTAAGTCATTATCGTTCTGGAGCAAGGAATTAGAGACTCCATTTAGCAAGAGCAGCACTTGCACACTCCATTTCCTCTTCTCTGCTTGGAAAATCATTCATTCTCCATCCCTGTGGCCCAGCCAACAGATTCATTGTCTCGTTAGTCTGCCTTGAAACACACCTAAAGCTGATAACCCATATGAATTCTTTACCATTCTTCTCTGTTCTAGTCCTTcctaatttttgttttccttgtttgtttgaCGAGGCAATGGCTTTTCGATTGTTCAAGTGCACTTACTAAATTCCTGCAAAAAATTCCTAGGGCTAAATAATGGGACAGTGCAACTCATGAACTCTCAGAGTAAGCACATCTACACTGGCTCCATTGGTACCCCTATTCTACCAGGTATCTCCCCcctcaaacatacacacacacacacacacacacacacacacacacacacacacacacacacacagatgtgcaGCAGACTAATGGAAGTACAACATCCCCAAAGTTGACAGTGCATAATTACAGTGTTTCTAAAAGCTAAGTTTCCATAAGGCAGTGGCAGAGGTCACTATCATGGGTGGTGATCTCTCTACTCAGACCCCTTGGAAATAATCTTCTTATACTCTAATCTGAAAATATGCTGGGAACCTTGCACACCTCCACCACTGCTGACCAGTCTCCATTCAGACACTGAATAGGCAGTGAGAAGAGGAAATATATGTGTGTCTATTATATTCTAGTCCAGTGACATAATAGGATAGCCACCCCAAATCTCCAGATGTCAAGTACATTCCTCATGGTGAACAGGTGCTAAAAGTGAGTCCTTCACTCACCTCTCCTATCAGAATCCCGCTGTGAAGATAAAGAGGTTCCCTTGAACCTGACTGACTCCACTTCTTGTATTTTCCATCTTTCCTTTTGTCAGACCCTCTTAGTACACTGAAGCATTCTAGTTTGCAGTCTGTTGCCATTCACAGTCAGACATTGGATATCCAAGGCAAAAGTAGCACAAAAACCTCCACCAAGTGGCTAGCCAGGAAAGGGAATTAACTGCATAGACTGTCATAAGAACTATACAGGAGGAGAAAATGTGAGGAaagttttttgaaaaaaaattgatagaggaggactCCTGAGAGGGAAAAACCaagaccaggagagagagagagagagagagagagagatcaaaataaaaatgaaagctcATGAAGTCCATTTGCCCTTAATCCAGGTTgaattctattctgttctgtggGAATTGAAAGATTAGTTAATTAATGGCTATCCTGTGGTCTAATTGGATTATGAATACCCACCCCAGTTTTCTCTTGTCACTAGCCAGCTGAGAAACCTCTCCATCTTTTTGACTTTCAGTTTACCCAAGTGAGATTTTGCCAATAGAGATTCTGGCCAGGCCTCATGGTCCAGGATTCTGAAATCTCAACTCTACAAAATGTACTTTGTATACTAACATGAAGACAAAACCATATTGAGCAGGAGGAAGACAGTGCCCACATTATTGGCCAAGTTGGCCAGCTAGCTATCCAGCCAAGTTTCAGAATTCATCCATGTATTAGATTATACAGCCCTGTTCATTTTGGCTCCAATCAGTTTGCTTAACTGTTTGATCTCACattttgaaagaggagggagttcCTCTCATTCATGATTTCCACCAACAAGTTAGTGTGTCCCTGATCCTGCCTGAGCTACAGTCTTCAGCCTAGAAACAACAGTATAGAGAACCAGAATGACTATTGAGAGAAGACTCACCTGGCTTACACTTAGACTAAGAAGTAAAGATTCCATGGGGTTgattggtggcacacctagtagaacacacatgttaccctcTCCTCCCCAACTtgaaagcttcccccttacaatAGATAAATTTcaaaagcagggaagcaatgctcTGGGcatttcttctctctatctctctttccctctctgtttccactctattttaaaagatggcctccaggaaattTGGACCCCTGAATAATTCTAGAAGACAAGACTCTTCATGATGTAGGATAAAATGAGTATATTGAGACATTGGAGGTAAAGTGAGGGAGGCCCGGCAGTGGCGTGCCCAGCTgcgggcacatagtacaaagcgcaggacctgcacaagtatctaggttcaagcccttgattccCCACccataggaggaagcttcacaagtgatgaagcaggtctgcaggtgtctctctgtctctctccctctctatctcctcctcccctctcattttcactctgtcctatcccaataaaatgggaaaaaatggcaatcaggagcagtggattcgtagtgctagcgCCAAGCCCcaacagctataaccctggaagcaaaataaataaataaataaataaagtattgatcCAGTAACACATGGTTAGTTGGTAAAATCTAACTGGAGAGTTTACAATCAATAAGAGAagatggaagagaagagaaaaagaaaggtgagCTTGTAGGAGAGATGTTAAGCTATATGTTTCCTTCACTGTGAGCTGTTGTAAAAAGTGAACATCGCTTAGACAATAATTTGGTTCCTGGGCTCTCTCCAGGGATCCATGTTTGGAACTGGAAATGATCTTTGTAGGGTCTGACggaagtcatttttccccctttcctgtcTTCACAGTCACACTGACTTGTTTTATCGAGCCTCCCAAGGTTCCTCCTAAGGTTTCCTTATAGAAGCCAGGAATTAATCAAATTAAGTGTTATGAC is a genomic window of Erinaceus europaeus chromosome 15, mEriEur2.1, whole genome shotgun sequence containing:
- the SETBP1 gene encoding SET-binding protein isoform X2; protein product: MESREILSSGRQRGVESEFMPVSSAKPQTSPGCAGEPLLSAPGAGKGVPVGIEQMEPEEEDELGSGRDVDSNSNADSEKWVAGDGLEEQEFSIKEANFTEGSLKLKIQTTKRAKKPPKNLENYICPPEIKITIKQSGDQKASRAGKNSKATKEDERNHSKKKLLTTSDLAASDLKGFQPQAYERPQKHSALHYDPGLPQDFTGDTLKPKHQQKSSSQNHMDWSTNSDSGPATQNCFISPESGRETAITSKIPALEPVVSFAKVQGKKGSAGSTWSQLSTSGKDLLLGAVIPSPSSHSSPAPASSSAECNGLQPLTDQDVGGVKELQEPPVISTKKKSSKKDLISQSIPNPDLDWVKNAQKAFENTEGKKEGYSADNAQEASPARQNVSSISNPENDSSHVRITIPIKAPCLDPVNHKRKKRQSIKAVVEKILPEKALASGIPMSSAVVSRILSSSEGNKKDPRVPKFSKMIESESSPVGLEMGVNAEKVIPVGVSRQRKPSLVMSPPACTDHSPSRKLPEIQHPKFAAKRRWTCSKPKPTSMLREAVMATSDKLMVEPPSAYPITPSSPLYTNTDSLTVITPVKKKRGRPKKQPLLTVETIHEGTSTSPVSPISREFPGTKKRKRRRSLAKLAQLVPGEDKPMSEMKFHKKVGKLGVLDKKTIKTINKMKTLKRKNILNQILSCSSNPALKAKAPPETSPGASAIESKLGKQINVSKRGTIYIGKKRGRKPRAELPPPSEEPKTAIKHPRPVSSQPDVPAVPSNFQSLVASSPAAMHPLTTQLGGSNGNLSPASTETSFSELKTMPNLQPISALPTKTQKGIHSGTWKLSPPRLMANSPSHLCEIGSLKEITLSPVSESHSEETIPSDSGIGTDNNSTSDQAEKSSESRRRYSFDFCSLDNPEAIASDTSTKNRHGHRQKHLIVDNFLAHESLKKPKHKRKRKSLQSRDDLQFLADLEELIGKFQVFRISHRSYTFYHENPYPSIFRINFDHYYPVPYIQYDPLLYLRRTSDLKSKKKRGRPAKTNDTMTKVPFLQGFSYPIPSGSYYAPYGMPYTSMPMMNLGYYSQYPAPLYLSHTLGAASPFMRPTVPPPQFHTSSHMKMSGSTKHKAKHGIHLPGPVGMGLGDMQPSLNPPKVGSAGLSSGRLHKRKHKHKHKHKEDRLLGTHDNLSGLFAGKAAGFSSHLLSERLSGVEKELQLVSEKSRHKEKQKHQHADVSHKAPKSSFEVDNLSTLSLSDAQHWTQAKDKSDLSSEPVDPCTKRYSASGGDGGNARSESLDVFSDMNPSNDKWDSDLSGIKRRSFEGFGTYREKDIQTFKMNRKERSSFDASISPGVPSPHLKVDQMGMHGKGEGSAPTVMTRKKPAALDSVAIPPTPVLSLLAASAATPDAASSSLKKRFKRREIEAIQCEVRKMCHYTKILSTKKNLDHVNKILKAKRLQRQAKTGNNFVKKRRGRPRKQATQFEDDSRDQMPVLEKCIDLPSKKGQRPSLSPLALEPATSQDTIMATIEAVIHMARETPPPLPRTPPLPRPPRSSKRRHQPQPPAQAPQPQPQPSPQQALPQEDEVKAKRLRKSRGSESEALP
- the SETBP1 gene encoding SET-binding protein isoform X1, yielding MESREILSSGRQRGVESEFMPVSSAKPQTSPGCAGEPLLSAPGAGKGVPVGIEQMEPEEEDELGSGRDVDSNSNADSEKWVAGDGLEEQEFSIKEANFTEGSLKLKIQTTKRAKKPPKNLENYICPPEIKITIKQSGDQKASRAGKNSKATKEDERNHSKKKSGTRTQAVRGPDDPLNGISSKHSRKTQRGRKLLTTSDLAASDLKGFQPQAYERPQKHSALHYDPGLPQDFTGDTLKPKHQQKSSSQNHMDWSTNSDSGPATQNCFISPESGRETAITSKIPALEPVVSFAKVQGKKGSAGSTWSQLSTSGKDLLLGAVIPSPSSHSSPAPASSSAECNGLQPLTDQDVGGVKELQEPPVISTKKKSSKKDLISQSIPNPDLDWVKNAQKAFENTEGKKEGYSADNAQEASPARQNVSSISNPENDSSHVRITIPIKAPCLDPVNHKRKKRQSIKAVVEKILPEKALASGIPMSSAVVSRILSSSEGNKKDPRVPKFSKMIESESSPVGLEMGVNAEKVIPVGVSRQRKPSLVMSPPACTDHSPSRKLPEIQHPKFAAKRRWTCSKPKPTSMLREAVMATSDKLMVEPPSAYPITPSSPLYTNTDSLTVITPVKKKRGRPKKQPLLTVETIHEGTSTSPVSPISREFPGTKKRKRRRSLAKLAQLVPGEDKPMSEMKFHKKVGKLGVLDKKTIKTINKMKTLKRKNILNQILSCSSNPALKAKAPPETSPGASAIESKLGKQINVSKRGTIYIGKKRGRKPRAELPPPSEEPKTAIKHPRPVSSQPDVPAVPSNFQSLVASSPAAMHPLTTQLGGSNGNLSPASTETSFSELKTMPNLQPISALPTKTQKGIHSGTWKLSPPRLMANSPSHLCEIGSLKEITLSPVSESHSEETIPSDSGIGTDNNSTSDQAEKSSESRRRYSFDFCSLDNPEAIASDTSTKNRHGHRQKHLIVDNFLAHESLKKPKHKRKRKSLQSRDDLQFLADLEELIGKFQVFRISHRSYTFYHENPYPSIFRINFDHYYPVPYIQYDPLLYLRRTSDLKSKKKRGRPAKTNDTMTKVPFLQGFSYPIPSGSYYAPYGMPYTSMPMMNLGYYSQYPAPLYLSHTLGAASPFMRPTVPPPQFHTSSHMKMSGSTKHKAKHGIHLPGPVGMGLGDMQPSLNPPKVGSAGLSSGRLHKRKHKHKHKHKEDRLLGTHDNLSGLFAGKAAGFSSHLLSERLSGVEKELQLVSEKSRHKEKQKHQHADVSHKAPKSSFEVDNLSTLSLSDAQHWTQAKDKSDLSSEPVDPCTKRYSASGGDGGNARSESLDVFSDMNPSNDKWDSDLSGIKRRSFEGFGTYREKDIQTFKMNRKERSSFDASISPGVPSPHLKVDQMGMHGKGEGSAPTVMTRKKPAALDSVAIPPTPVLSLLAASAATPDAASSSLKKRFKRREIEAIQCEVRKMCHYTKILSTKKNLDHVNKILKAKRLQRQAKTGNNFVKKRRGRPRKQATQFEDDSRDQMPVLEKCIDLPSKKGQRPSLSPLALEPATSQDTIMATIEAVIHMARETPPPLPRTPPLPRPPRSSKRRHQPQPPAQAPQPQPQPSPQQALPQEDEVKAKRLRKSRGSESEALP